The DNA region GCGCTTGCCGGTCACGGGCACTATTCCGCGACTAAGCACGCGCTCGGAGCCGCGAGCCTCATCCTCGCCCAGGAGGTACGATCGTTCGGCATCCGTGTGGTTGTGATCGAGCCCGGCGTGGTCACCACCCCGATCTGGAACAAAGCGACGCGCTTTACCGGCGAGGGTTCCCCTTACTACGATCACAGCCGCCGTTTACGGCTGCTCTTTCAGAACACTCTCAACGGCAATCCAACGCTTCCTCAAGCCGTTGCGGAGGTGATCGGACATGCGATCAGCACTGATCGTCCGCGTCTACGGTACCTGGTCGGTGCAGACGCCGAGGCCCTCGTGCGCGGTCGCTCCGCGGTCTCCGAGGAAGAGGTGATTGAGGACGCCCGTACGATGAGCGACGCCGACCATTTCGAGATGATGCGGCGTCGGTACGGCATCGACCTCTCCCAGACGTGAGTGTGCCAGCGACCCAGCAAGCGTCCCCCACTGGGGGCCGATTTTAGTGGCCGAGCATCTCATGGCAGCG from bacterium includes:
- a CDS encoding SDR family oxidoreductase codes for the protein MTVALVTGTSTGIGQVTALYLARQGFDVHAGLRTLESGAELLGRARAESLPVTPVILDVDRDDSVERGVQTVLSAAGRIDVLVNNAGIGGGGAIEDVPLDYAKRVFETNYFGAIRMIRAVLPGMRARRVGTIVNVSSAAGRVALAGHGHYSATKHALGAASLILAQEVRSFGIRVVVIEPGVVTTPIWNKATRFTGEGSPYYDHSRRLRLLFQNTLNGNPTLPQAVAEVIGHAISTDRPRLRYLVGADAEALVRGRSAVSEEEVIEDARTMSDADHFEMMRRRYGIDLSQT